One Rossellomorea marisflavi genomic region harbors:
- a CDS encoding MarR family transcriptional regulator encodes MAIDVTGVEDLEQEEVVNESAYFPSQEGDVPFWDHPLMYGHTKLPKNYYPYTTKAEVLRAFKRKQITEEDFTILKVLGDAVAANEDQLRRYLSSKMSRSAVSKRLEGLRNHGFVERWHCRLENDDEEKVRPPAPFTLGIAGYKLMKHFYSDCAFMNPDSWDKDNGKSIQRYVAMNELRCLLVESKVVRGWQWNATIGNQRKYRSPFGVAYIDTPNTPINFLIERPQMSQNFIGYLRDTLAQWKNIYENTGALEISRAPKNTAIVILYASTISMAEHIHMKLSLNEYPFQVWVCVEELLDKGGLAKSFMRPLTDGQLERIKLPFLEPKA; translated from the coding sequence ATGGCTATTGATGTTACTGGCGTAGAAGATCTAGAACAGGAAGAGGTAGTAAACGAGTCAGCATATTTTCCTTCCCAGGAAGGTGATGTACCATTTTGGGACCACCCCCTTATGTATGGCCATACAAAGCTACCTAAAAATTATTACCCCTATACGACTAAAGCGGAAGTGTTACGAGCCTTTAAACGTAAGCAGATAACTGAAGAGGATTTCACTATTTTAAAAGTTCTCGGTGATGCTGTTGCTGCAAATGAAGATCAGTTAAGAAGGTATTTGAGTTCGAAAATGAGCCGCTCAGCGGTTTCTAAACGTCTTGAAGGACTTCGAAACCATGGATTCGTTGAAAGGTGGCACTGCAGGTTAGAGAATGACGACGAGGAAAAGGTGAGACCACCTGCTCCTTTCACTTTGGGGATAGCCGGCTATAAACTCATGAAACACTTTTATAGCGACTGTGCCTTTATGAATCCCGACTCATGGGATAAAGATAACGGTAAGTCTATCCAGCGCTATGTAGCAATGAATGAGCTGCGATGCTTGTTGGTGGAGAGTAAAGTGGTTAGAGGTTGGCAATGGAATGCTACGATCGGTAACCAGCGAAAGTACCGTTCTCCTTTTGGTGTGGCATATATCGATACTCCAAACACTCCAATCAATTTCTTGATTGAGCGGCCACAAATGTCTCAAAACTTTATTGGATACCTTAGGGATACACTTGCTCAGTGGAAGAATATTTACGAAAACACAGGGGCATTGGAAATTTCCAGAGCCCCTAAGAACACAGCTATCGTCATTTTATATGCGTCCACTATTTCGATGGCTGAGCATATCCATATGAAGCTATCGCTTAATGAGTACCCATTTCAAGTCTGGGTTTGTGTGGAGGAACTATTGGATAAAGGTGGACTTGCCAAATCATTTATGAGACCACTAACGGATGGACAATTAGAGAGGATCAAGCTGCCTTTTCTTGAGCCAAAAGCATGA
- a CDS encoding ThiF family adenylyltransferase translates to MIDLLAKEYATQKRKKLFPLTVLVGTGGTGSALVQQIAQMYQEFDDKGFLLLADPDTIEEKNIKNQLFTPGTVGKKKAEVLAKRYSSAYGVNIHSYTKDYVESVNVLQKLYNPEYINIPNFSSIDMMVLPILIGCVDNNWTRKIFHDFFNKVPTLLYLDAGNESTKIPVDFPTRPKSEWTSQELIDYNESGWTGQVVAGLKINGKTILDPAAVRYPDILEDDPTDKQPSKLSCEELSASDPQRLVTNRMAALSLSSYVAELFDCGTISNSLTVFHSRKGYMRSEMIPE, encoded by the coding sequence ATGATTGATTTACTTGCAAAAGAATATGCAACTCAAAAAAGAAAAAAACTCTTTCCTCTTACTGTATTAGTCGGAACTGGAGGAACTGGATCAGCACTGGTACAACAGATTGCTCAAATGTATCAAGAATTCGATGATAAAGGATTCTTACTCCTGGCAGATCCTGATACGATTGAGGAGAAGAATATTAAGAATCAGTTATTTACTCCAGGAACAGTAGGAAAAAAGAAAGCTGAGGTCTTAGCCAAACGGTACTCATCAGCTTATGGTGTAAACATTCATTCCTATACAAAGGACTATGTTGAAAGTGTGAATGTACTTCAGAAGCTCTATAATCCAGAGTATATTAACATTCCTAATTTCAGCAGTATAGATATGATGGTCCTCCCCATTCTAATTGGTTGTGTTGATAACAACTGGACAAGAAAAATCTTTCATGACTTCTTTAACAAGGTCCCAACGTTACTTTATTTAGATGCTGGGAATGAATCAACCAAGATACCTGTTGATTTTCCAACGAGACCAAAGAGTGAATGGACTTCACAAGAATTAATTGATTACAACGAGTCTGGATGGACTGGCCAAGTTGTAGCGGGTCTGAAAATTAATGGTAAGACTATTTTAGACCCAGCTGCGGTGAGATATCCTGATATCTTAGAAGACGATCCCACAGACAAACAACCGTCCAAACTTTCGTGTGAAGAACTATCTGCAAGTGATCCTCAGCGCTTAGTGACGAACCGTATGGCTGCCCTTAGTTTAAGTTCATACGTAGCCGAACTTTTCGATTGTGGAACCATTAGTAATAGCTTAACGGTATTTCATTCCAGGAAGGGCTATATGCGCTCAGAAATGATCCCAGAATGA
- a CDS encoding ParA family protein, translating into MIIGVYSAKTAYKEQFESREEIELAVLSEKFKNETVKFDALLVDGASLPFRELETARYLYPDIPIFYQIFEAKSEIAMRDIHRIGAAQKIAIINEYYTLDQVIDEVITAVLLINNKPQKRVVTFYGTHSSVGVSTTTLNVARSLSAKTSDRVLVLSLNAWDPADYFYDYKGEHLNDLKVDLKTKSLTPLRLNEALHQYKDFYHLAGNRDIKIQRYFTPEEVKHLLDVAKESFDIILVDGGTHFDTAIAAQTFLSSDLKFLVTTQEDKGFRGYFPYVFQQMLEPVGGKKEDFMLIINRFQSNMSLISEKDLEADLEMSRLTTIADMGPLGSISIRQNNLMYEEGETAYTKPIDSISNLIIAEAGLAEKVIDPSSNKSRGLLGIWGNKKAKGAEKVW; encoded by the coding sequence ATGATCATTGGAGTTTACAGTGCTAAAACAGCATATAAAGAACAATTTGAGTCCAGGGAAGAAATAGAACTAGCGGTGTTATCGGAGAAATTCAAAAATGAAACGGTTAAATTCGATGCTCTTCTGGTGGATGGTGCAAGTTTACCTTTTAGGGAGTTAGAAACTGCTAGGTATCTTTATCCGGATATCCCGATTTTTTATCAAATTTTTGAAGCGAAATCAGAAATCGCAATGAGGGATATTCACCGTATTGGGGCTGCTCAAAAAATTGCAATCATTAATGAGTACTACACCCTTGATCAAGTAATTGATGAAGTCATCACAGCGGTACTTCTCATCAATAACAAACCACAAAAAAGGGTTGTCACATTTTACGGGACTCATAGTTCAGTAGGAGTGTCTACGACCACCTTAAACGTAGCGCGATCGTTGTCAGCAAAAACAAGTGATCGAGTGTTGGTTCTCAGTCTAAATGCTTGGGATCCTGCCGATTACTTCTACGATTATAAAGGTGAGCACCTTAACGACTTAAAAGTTGATCTGAAAACGAAGTCTCTCACACCATTGCGACTTAATGAAGCTTTACACCAATACAAAGATTTCTATCACTTAGCTGGGAACAGGGATATAAAAATTCAGCGTTACTTCACACCAGAGGAAGTTAAACATCTTCTAGACGTAGCCAAAGAGTCCTTTGACATCATTTTAGTAGATGGCGGAACTCATTTTGATACAGCCATTGCTGCGCAAACATTCCTATCATCGGATTTGAAGTTCCTTGTGACCACACAAGAGGATAAAGGTTTTAGGGGGTACTTCCCATACGTATTTCAGCAAATGCTTGAACCTGTTGGAGGCAAGAAGGAAGATTTCATGTTGATTATTAATCGATTCCAGTCAAATATGTCCCTGATAAGCGAAAAGGATCTAGAAGCAGATTTAGAGATGAGCAGGTTGACCACAATTGCCGACATGGGGCCGCTTGGATCTATTTCGATTCGTCAGAACAACCTTATGTATGAAGAAGGTGAGACAGCTTATACGAAGCCCATAGATTCCATCAGTAATCTTATCATCGCAGAGGCTGGATTAGCTGAGAAAGTAATTGATCCTAGCTCAAACAAATCCAGGGGACTCTTAGGGATATGGGGGAACAAAAAGGCTAAAGGAGCTGAAAAGGTATGGTAA
- a CDS encoding DUF4352 domain-containing protein, translating into MREKRSDIFGFLSLGVGFIGLLNCLVPIVGLITIVFSIIFGIISLIKKERTKWKAITGISISFTALIIATVAIIISFIPDPTLSQVDKPDWAPEEVYDYGYPVKHDDVEISVNKVFFSDGKMIRPGITIKNIGEDTVHYSPTDFTLVQDQGNEKGKRINPVTNSELMLKSGELEPGEEISGEIEFVFPVNHSFLALVYKDEVYIDVTID; encoded by the coding sequence ATGAGAGAAAAAAGAAGTGATATTTTTGGGTTCCTTTCCCTAGGAGTTGGTTTTATAGGTTTGTTAAATTGTCTTGTTCCTATCGTGGGGTTAATTACTATAGTGTTTTCGATTATTTTTGGAATAATCTCATTGATAAAGAAGGAGCGGACAAAATGGAAAGCAATCACAGGTATTTCTATTAGTTTTACTGCGTTAATCATTGCAACCGTTGCAATTATAATCTCATTTATTCCGGACCCCACTTTAAGCCAGGTCGACAAGCCTGATTGGGCGCCAGAAGAAGTGTATGATTATGGTTATCCCGTCAAACATGATGACGTTGAGATATCTGTTAACAAAGTGTTCTTTAGCGATGGAAAAATGATTCGCCCAGGTATTACCATAAAAAATATTGGCGAAGACACAGTGCACTATTCCCCTACTGATTTTACATTGGTACAAGACCAAGGTAATGAAAAAGGGAAACGCATAAACCCGGTAACTAATTCGGAACTCATGCTAAAAAGCGGAGAATTGGAACCGGGAGAAGAGATCTCAGGTGAAATCGAATTTGTTTTTCCCGTTAACCATTCTTTCCTTGCCTTAGTCTATAAAGATGAGGTCTATATAGACGTAACCATTGATTGA
- a CDS encoding replication-relaxation family protein — protein sequence MEYRLLSENRKGIIIKEVEMDLLKMIFNQRIVTSEQIGYWLGLKSKNEFANLRRRLTKFTAYRLLVRNKYPLVDGIFFYYYRIGSKGISILKELGLITPEESSYSTYKRIGQPAHMDHLLATQQVVIQVVKDMEQAKVESHYPYDSLFLRNKDDNKPFLVPDWVLSCQKKNVYIELDTGTERMSDIEHKMSRYYEWASMNPDQVHNVFFISLDESFRTTKFYGDRRRRIGNLRKGILDTEEGKKVPQNLNVYSVALKRASKIIQKVLRGEIPLQIDSKKHRLRTGLDVLIDMNNCFPYQFTEVGEEAYYKPSAPSSLRLDLIYDVFREGVYVETVGMMYLEEGLVSTLRILDYANVQVEERLDLKKPIHRIIGIYETSLESQHDVLGIEYSNLLIADHETWDKDYESQPTFYKQTSSANIVEVTYDH from the coding sequence ATGGAGTACAGACTTTTATCAGAAAATAGGAAGGGGATCATTATCAAGGAAGTTGAAATGGATTTATTGAAGATGATTTTCAATCAAAGAATTGTGACCTCTGAACAGATAGGTTATTGGCTTGGTTTAAAATCCAAGAATGAGTTTGCAAATTTAAGAAGAAGGTTAACCAAATTTACAGCTTATAGGTTATTGGTTAGAAATAAGTATCCCTTAGTAGATGGAATATTCTTTTACTATTACCGTATAGGGAGCAAAGGTATTAGCATATTAAAGGAGTTGGGCTTGATCACTCCAGAGGAGAGTAGTTACTCAACATATAAGAGAATTGGACAACCAGCGCATATGGACCACTTACTTGCTACTCAACAAGTGGTAATTCAAGTGGTAAAAGACATGGAGCAAGCCAAAGTTGAATCCCACTACCCTTACGACAGTTTGTTTTTAAGAAACAAGGATGACAACAAACCCTTTTTGGTTCCTGATTGGGTTCTTAGTTGTCAAAAGAAGAATGTTTATATTGAGCTTGATACTGGAACAGAAAGAATGTCTGACATCGAACACAAGATGAGTAGGTATTATGAGTGGGCTAGCATGAATCCTGACCAGGTGCATAATGTCTTTTTTATTTCACTTGATGAAAGTTTTAGGACTACTAAATTTTATGGGGACCGTCGGAGGAGGATTGGAAATCTAAGAAAAGGGATTTTAGATACTGAAGAAGGAAAGAAAGTGCCACAAAATTTAAATGTATACTCTGTAGCACTCAAAAGGGCTTCTAAAATTATTCAAAAGGTACTAAGGGGAGAAATCCCGCTTCAAATAGATAGTAAGAAGCATAGACTTAGAACAGGGCTAGATGTATTAATCGATATGAATAATTGTTTTCCTTACCAGTTTACAGAAGTAGGTGAGGAAGCCTATTATAAGCCATCCGCTCCATCAAGCCTTAGATTGGATTTAATCTATGATGTATTTAGGGAAGGCGTGTATGTTGAAACGGTGGGGATGATGTACTTAGAAGAAGGCTTGGTCTCAACCTTAAGAATTCTTGACTATGCTAACGTACAAGTAGAAGAACGACTAGATCTAAAGAAGCCTATTCACCGTATAATAGGCATTTATGAAACATCCCTAGAATCACAGCATGACGTTTTAGGTATCGAGTACAGTAACCTTTTAATCGCAGATCATGAAACATGGGATAAGGATTATGAATCGCAACCAACATTTTACAAGCAAACTTCAAGTGCCAATATTGTAGAGGTCACTTATGACCATTGA
- a CDS encoding tyrosine-type recombinase/integrase, translating into MTFKFNFTYDFEQYLIHEKKFSSTTLNQYTYTVEMFFNHLKHKYKKSFIDPIEVQPKDIRGFLEERITAGTSISTVNRYVSNIKTFFDYLWAKGKIVIDPAVKIERFKVDRRGVKHVEYSNVIKMFPTIMNSHKYPVILKAIYVLAMHGFRAKEFHILKNEVFEEDQDIFIRTPKRSIVLKGEEASIFRAHFYNSLFDSSEYVFTTKKNSTGGFAPIEYESLYMYIGYIRNDFNLAVTFNLENIRISYAYHLYKQKNYTVDDLAEELGIQRLSAAGLLETTLERYEAE; encoded by the coding sequence ATGACTTTTAAATTTAATTTCACCTATGATTTTGAACAGTATTTAATTCATGAAAAAAAATTCTCTTCAACTACACTTAATCAATACACTTATACTGTGGAAATGTTCTTTAACCATTTAAAACATAAGTATAAGAAATCCTTTATAGATCCAATTGAAGTTCAACCAAAAGATATCCGAGGATTTCTGGAAGAAAGAATAACTGCTGGAACATCGATCTCCACTGTAAACAGATATGTTTCCAATATAAAAACATTTTTTGATTACCTATGGGCTAAGGGAAAAATTGTGATTGATCCCGCAGTTAAGATAGAACGGTTTAAAGTTGATCGTAGAGGAGTTAAGCATGTCGAGTATTCAAATGTAATTAAAATGTTCCCAACCATAATGAACAGTCATAAATATCCTGTAATACTAAAAGCAATATATGTATTAGCGATGCATGGGTTTAGAGCAAAAGAATTCCATATCCTAAAAAATGAAGTTTTTGAAGAGGACCAGGACATTTTTATCAGGACACCTAAACGAAGTATTGTCCTTAAAGGAGAAGAAGCAAGTATATTTAGAGCTCACTTTTATAATTCCTTGTTTGATTCGTCTGAATATGTATTTACTACAAAAAAGAACTCAACAGGTGGTTTTGCCCCTATAGAATATGAGTCCTTGTACATGTACATTGGATATATTAGAAATGATTTTAATCTTGCTGTTACCTTTAATCTTGAAAACATAAGGATTTCGTACGCGTATCACTTATACAAGCAAAAAAATTATACAGTCGATGATTTAGCAGAAGAACTTGGAATACAGCGCTTAAGTGCTGCAGGGCTATTGGAAACAACTCTTGAAAGATATGAGGCTGAATAG
- a CDS encoding cell division protein FtsZ, translating to MLNLEKLGATRAILSAHMNSKEVQREIDRYPSQAVIGLGQGGGRIAAEMSRFGFPTYLVNSSKSDMDEHAPLIPEERRVITKSQDFPELEGTDKNAQLGFQIAKENQQAYKELAVSDEIQNSDFVWVCVSLGGGTGNGALKVALAYLSKIRSNRSLPGNKIPLGVICSLPSSEERGSAFRENALAGIQVLQSMINQNQIGSVLVIDNEKMKDYYAESPLVTYAGTEVDAKSYSNMVVSSIVAEVASLPLLQGRSVFDKTEFLSTISTAGWLSISKHKGLSDDEDLEKIIDFLFKENEVLANYELSNAIAGAVAVMYPDTKKVSPRIADDVYKYTSELLQSKVNLSISSNSKIEDIQLYGLTVYPQPSNRIKQLREELEHWKQKEKEQEEAKLQAASALELDEFNNFFSSSETTTKRKKFTIDDLNSEDEEKPASQASLDDLDNLF from the coding sequence ATGTTAAATTTAGAAAAGCTCGGAGCTACTAGAGCCATTTTATCCGCTCACATGAACTCTAAAGAAGTTCAAAGAGAAATTGATCGGTACCCTTCCCAGGCCGTAATTGGATTAGGACAAGGCGGAGGCAGAATTGCTGCTGAAATGTCTCGCTTTGGTTTTCCTACATACCTTGTTAACTCCTCTAAATCAGATATGGACGAGCATGCTCCATTGATTCCTGAAGAGAGACGAGTAATTACCAAAAGCCAGGACTTCCCTGAATTAGAGGGTACAGATAAAAATGCTCAATTAGGCTTCCAAATAGCCAAAGAAAATCAACAAGCATACAAAGAACTAGCTGTATCCGATGAAATACAAAATTCAGATTTTGTTTGGGTTTGCGTATCTCTTGGAGGAGGCACTGGAAATGGCGCACTTAAAGTAGCTCTTGCCTATCTGTCTAAAATCAGAAGTAACCGTTCATTACCTGGAAACAAAATTCCCCTTGGAGTTATTTGCTCACTTCCTTCCAGTGAAGAGCGCGGCTCTGCATTTAGAGAAAATGCTCTCGCTGGAATACAAGTTCTTCAAAGCATGATCAATCAAAATCAGATCGGTTCAGTATTGGTGATTGATAATGAAAAAATGAAAGATTACTATGCTGAGAGCCCTCTTGTAACATATGCCGGTACTGAAGTTGATGCTAAATCTTACAGCAATATGGTGGTAAGTAGTATTGTCGCTGAAGTAGCTTCATTGCCTTTACTTCAAGGTAGGTCGGTATTTGATAAAACTGAGTTTCTATCAACAATCTCAACAGCAGGTTGGTTGAGTATTTCAAAACATAAGGGGTTAAGTGATGATGAAGATCTCGAGAAAATCATCGATTTCCTTTTTAAAGAAAACGAAGTTCTGGCCAACTATGAATTAAGTAATGCAATTGCAGGCGCCGTAGCTGTTATGTATCCAGACACTAAGAAAGTATCACCACGAATTGCAGACGATGTTTACAAATACACGTCAGAGCTCCTACAATCTAAAGTCAATCTATCGATCTCCTCCAATAGTAAGATTGAAGACATTCAACTATATGGGTTGACGGTTTATCCTCAACCGTCTAATAGGATTAAGCAGCTAAGAGAGGAACTTGAACACTGGAAACAGAAAGAAAAAGAGCAGGAAGAAGCAAAATTACAAGCTGCTTCCGCCTTAGAACTTGATGAATTTAATAACTTCTTCTCATCAAGTGAAACTACTACTAAGCGTAAGAAATTCACAATAGACGACCTAAATTCTGAGGATGAGGAAAAGCCAGCTTCCCAAGCCTCACTAGATGATTTGGACAACTTATTTTAA
- a CDS encoding type IV secretory system conjugative DNA transfer family protein gives MTIDLIKKKLPLILATVSLSLTVFVFIKATINIFFIFKSFIDNRMYYYSLFGNPFDPSLVVMVILMTLFILAWLFSTRVKFFQSFPWRLVQFSMLLGAVTSLLLWNVTAAVYKYVVPYFLNKADMIDLSSDKLQEVMLGNTQALLLLVMALPYIAVILLTLYISGLFNQYREEIIESFKTYEVTSRWLQKVTKSERDTGLPDVVLGPDSETKEEVMIPGKDRTLNTMIIGSIGTGKTAAVATPMINQDLHHFVKYINDFQKMVEEGTLEKLKGDYLNGLVVIEPSNDLCQSVYRLCLAHGIPEEAIYYVDPTNDETPAINPLQGPVDKVAESLTMVVEGLGENDNFFFAQSQRAHFKQYIYLLKLHSKNNEDPTMADLYEMYNDVQLVHLMHLKLKKRIEEEAPLAKTDRERDFWSVVQDVDRWFDATVIPVKDFKTQQMMRIESGKYKGMIEYYDKKGEFIEGLKNILTDISSNVLLRKVLFRKSTFDFDAHLKSGGILLVNTEKGDLMELSNVLGKMVLLSVQNAVFRRQPKVEPYHSIYADEFADYIYKPFKSFPAQSRKYKAIIHVIAQTIAQLADDFGDKYMHTVLTTFRNKIVYSDVSQMDAETFSFLFHEKNNYVESTTEQSVSPLQESPVTRMGMSYQQEKDSVMSPADILSLKAFEAAAKIVVDNESKPARRIKANFVPEIEFTEAIVKVNPEAAAFWIKERNRIIIDEDVKEVEEITPIETVEEQEERLEEEAAQEEILLSAEDVEHSIKHLHDKQPRDTVRFDAPPPARLRNRSEGVSLEGDTEAEMQAKFEDEEKEDEVSTEQNRSSIERKELFDATELIPKKLEIKSKNDQMEEGKSYSKSAPSDKEKALFNELVESMEE, from the coding sequence ATGACCATTGATTTGATTAAGAAAAAGCTACCCTTGATATTGGCCACTGTGTCTTTATCTTTGACTGTTTTCGTGTTCATTAAGGCGACAATTAACATATTCTTTATCTTCAAATCATTTATTGATAATCGTATGTATTATTACTCTTTGTTTGGCAATCCGTTTGATCCTAGCTTGGTCGTAATGGTTATACTCATGACATTGTTTATACTTGCCTGGTTATTTTCAACTAGGGTTAAGTTTTTTCAATCTTTTCCATGGAGACTGGTCCAATTCAGTATGCTATTAGGAGCCGTAACATCCTTGTTGTTGTGGAATGTCACAGCAGCAGTATACAAATATGTGGTTCCTTATTTTTTAAACAAGGCAGATATGATTGATTTATCATCTGATAAACTCCAAGAGGTCATGCTGGGCAATACTCAAGCATTATTATTACTGGTCATGGCATTACCCTATATAGCAGTCATACTATTAACTTTGTATATCTCTGGTCTATTTAATCAATATAGGGAAGAGATTATAGAGTCTTTTAAGACGTATGAAGTAACCTCACGATGGCTACAAAAAGTAACTAAATCGGAGAGGGATACTGGTTTACCTGATGTAGTCCTGGGGCCAGACTCAGAAACTAAAGAAGAAGTCATGATACCAGGTAAAGACAGGACTTTGAATACGATGATCATCGGATCCATTGGTACAGGTAAAACTGCTGCCGTTGCAACTCCGATGATCAATCAGGATCTCCATCATTTTGTAAAGTATATAAATGATTTTCAGAAGATGGTTGAGGAAGGAACACTAGAGAAGTTAAAGGGAGATTATCTCAATGGGTTAGTTGTCATTGAGCCTTCCAATGACTTATGCCAGAGTGTTTATCGCTTATGTTTAGCCCATGGGATTCCTGAAGAGGCAATTTACTACGTTGATCCTACTAATGATGAGACACCAGCTATTAATCCATTGCAAGGTCCAGTTGATAAAGTTGCCGAGTCTTTAACAATGGTTGTAGAAGGATTAGGAGAGAATGATAATTTCTTCTTTGCTCAAAGTCAGAGAGCACATTTTAAACAATACATCTATTTGCTAAAACTTCACTCGAAGAATAATGAGGACCCTACTATGGCGGATCTTTATGAAATGTACAATGATGTTCAGCTTGTTCATCTTATGCATTTGAAGTTAAAAAAACGAATTGAAGAAGAAGCACCGCTAGCTAAAACAGATAGGGAAAGGGATTTCTGGTCTGTCGTCCAAGATGTCGACAGGTGGTTCGACGCTACAGTAATACCGGTAAAAGATTTTAAGACGCAACAAATGATGAGGATCGAAAGCGGTAAGTATAAGGGTATGATTGAGTACTATGATAAAAAGGGTGAGTTCATCGAGGGCTTAAAAAACATCCTTACAGATATCTCATCTAACGTTTTACTGAGGAAGGTACTGTTTAGAAAGTCTACATTTGATTTTGATGCTCACTTAAAGTCCGGCGGAATCCTCTTGGTTAATACCGAAAAAGGGGATCTCATGGAGCTTTCCAATGTATTAGGGAAGATGGTTTTATTATCAGTTCAAAATGCTGTATTCAGACGTCAACCCAAGGTAGAACCGTATCATTCTATATACGCTGACGAATTTGCAGACTATATCTACAAACCATTTAAATCTTTCCCTGCCCAGTCTAGGAAATATAAAGCGATTATTCACGTAATTGCTCAAACCATTGCTCAGTTAGCGGATGATTTCGGTGATAAATACATGCATACTGTGTTAACGACATTCCGTAATAAGATCGTCTATAGTGACGTAAGCCAAATGGATGCTGAGACTTTCAGCTTCCTCTTCCACGAAAAAAACAATTATGTGGAGAGTACGACAGAACAATCTGTTTCACCGCTTCAGGAGTCACCTGTCACCAGGATGGGGATGTCTTACCAACAGGAGAAAGATTCAGTAATGTCACCTGCAGATATATTGTCCCTAAAGGCTTTTGAAGCAGCAGCTAAAATCGTGGTCGACAATGAATCGAAACCAGCACGGAGAATCAAAGCAAATTTTGTTCCAGAGATTGAGTTTACAGAGGCAATTGTAAAAGTTAATCCTGAAGCTGCTGCTTTTTGGATTAAAGAGCGAAATAGAATCATAATTGATGAGGATGTAAAGGAAGTTGAAGAGATCACCCCGATTGAAACAGTAGAAGAACAAGAGGAGCGCCTGGAAGAAGAAGCAGCACAAGAAGAAATACTACTCTCAGCAGAAGACGTGGAACATAGCATAAAGCACTTACATGATAAGCAACCGCGAGATACAGTCAGGTTTGATGCTCCTCCACCAGCAAGGTTGAGAAATAGATCTGAGGGAGTTTCATTGGAGGGTGATACTGAAGCAGAAATGCAAGCCAAGTTCGAGGATGAAGAGAAAGAGGATGAGGTTTCAACTGAACAAAATCGTTCGTCAATTGAAAGGAAAGAACTCTTTGATGCAACAGAATTAATCCCCAAGAAGCTTGAAATTAAAAGTAAGAATGATCAAATGGAAGAAGGTAAGAGTTACTCAAAGAGTGCTCCCTCTGATAAGGAAAAGGCTTTGTTTAATGAGTTAGTGGAGTCTATGGAAGAGTAA